GGATGGTTGTTCCCCTCTAAAATCTTCACGTTCTTCCCTATGAGGCTCTCCACAATCCTGCCGCCGCATCTAATCTCGCTTCCCTCAAGGATTATCGAGTCCTCAATCTCGGTGTTTTCAATGACGACGTTGTCGCCGATGCTCGTGTAGGGGCCGATGTAGGCGTTCCTGATGACGCAGTTCCTGCCGATTATCGCGGGGCCCTTTATGACGGTGTTCCCGTCGATCCGGGTTCCTTCCCCGATGACCACCCTTCCATGGATTCTGGCCTTCGTCTCGACCCGTATATCCGTCTGGATGTCGTCCAGGATGAGCCTGTTGGCGTCGAGTATGTCCTCGGGCTTTCCGGTGTCCTTCCACCAGTTCTGGACCTTCGTCCACCCTACACGGTAGCCGTGGTCGATGAGCCACTGGATGGCGTCGGTTATCTCAAGCTCGTTCCTCCAGGAGGGCTTTATGTTCTCGACCGCCTCGTGGATGACGGGCTTGAAGAAGTAGATTCCCACAAGCGCTAGGTTGCTCGGCGGCACCTTGGGCTTCTCAACCAGCCGTTTGATGGTCTTTCCGTCCTCACTCAGCTCGGCTACACCGAACCGCTGGGGATTGGAAACCTCACAGAGCAAAATGCTGGCGTCGAAGTTTCCCTCTTTGAAGTGGTTCAGGTGCTCCACTATGCCTTCCCTGAGGATGTTGTCACCGAGGTACATCACAAAATCATCGTCACCGAGGTAGTCCCTGGCGACCTTTATCGCGTGTGCTAAACCTTTCGGCTCGCCCTGATAGATGAACTCTACCTCAGCGTCCCAATCAACGCTCCTAACGGTCTCCATCACCTGCTCCTTGTTCGGGCCGACGATAATCCCAATCTCGTGAATACCAGCCTCGATGACGTCCTCGATGGCATAGAACAGTACGGGCTTGTTTGCAACTGGAATCAGCTGCTTCTGCTGGGAATAGGTCAGCGGTCTCAAGCGGGTGCCATGACCTCCTGAGAGAATAAGAGCCTTCATCACCGTCACCTAGCCTTCTTAACCTCAGGACAATATAAAAGAATTTTGGTAGAACTCGTCTTAAAAAATATTAAGAACGCAGTAGGGCGGGTACCTCGTTCATACAAGCCCATTCGCGGCAGTATGGGAGGAACCGAGGAACAGTGTCATTTTTTGAATATAACCAAAAATATCCAAAATAACCAGCCTCGCAATCTTCTGCAGGGTCGGGCTTGCCTCGCTCATGGGCTTTTCACCTTTTTGCATCTTTTGCATCATTATTGCTTCATTTTTGCATCATTTGAATCACATATTTTATTCCCCTTTTGCCCCTTCCAACCTCACCAAAAACCCTATCTTAAGAGGCCCGCTTAAATCTCTCGTAGCAGTATATTTTTCTCCTGGAAACCTCGCCCTTTGGGTGGTGTAGTCACGGACGATAATGTTTAAATATGAGAGGGCCCCACCTACTAGTAGGGGGTGGCCCCACAATGCTGTTCAGCCGGGTGAAGAAGTCAAGGGATGAAATGTTCGATCGTGAGTATGAGTTTAACAAAATCGCCTCAGCCATAACCGATGGAGTGCCGCTAATAGTGGTTACAGGCATCCGCCGTGTGGGCAAAACAACGCTCGTAAAAGTCCTGCTCAATGAAATAAACACGCCTGGTGTTTACATAGATACAAGAAAGCTCTGGAGCATCCATGCAAACATTTCGCCAAAGGTCATAAAGAAGGAGATAGTAAAATCCCTCGATGCAAGGAAAAGCTATGCGCCTGTCATGAGACTTCTGCGGTCGTTGAAGAGCGTGGCGATTGCAGGATCAGGTGTGGAATTCAAAGATGAAAAAACTGACCTCATAGATGTTCTTGACGACATTGAAAACAACGGGGAGAGGACAGTTATAGTTTTTGATGAAGCTCAATACCTCCGCTACTCAAACTATGATTACACTGCTTTATTTGCTTCCATAAATGACAACTATGAGAACATTACTCTTATTCTCACTGGGTCGGAAATACAAATTCTTGAGGAATTTCTCGGCTTCAACGACAAGCACTCTCCACTCTACAAGAGGGAGCATGAAATAGTGCATCTAGATCGCTTCAGCAAGGATGAGAGCACAATGTATCTAAAAGAAGGTTTTAAAGAAGTTGGCTTGAGCGTGGGGGATAGAGAAATAGAGAATGCCGTTGAAGTGCTCGATGGCATTGTCGGTTGGCTCAGGGAGTACGGATGGTTGCGTTACCGTGGCAGAACGCACAGTGAAGCTATCGATGAAGTATTTCAGAAAGCGAAGAGCGATATAATAGACGAGCTATCAAAGCACTCACCGAGGTACCTCACCATAATGATGGCAATCTCTGAAGGTTATCATTCATGGTCTGCAATAAAAGCATACGTTGAGAGGTCTGAAGGAAAGATAATAGACAAGAAAACTTTGTACACGGCTCTTCGGAACCTCATCAAGTACGGTTACATCGAAAAACATGATGATGAATACTACATCATTGATCCCGTCATTGAACGAGCACTGAGACATACACGGTGAACTCCTATCAAAACCCTCGGAATCATATGCTCGCACTTTGAAAGCCGAGTTTTTCATGACCTCTTTTATTTCACCAAAGCTTTCAGCCTTTGCGAGAAAGTAAGGCATTTATCAGCTTGTTCAACTCCTCAGAACGTCCAAAAAGCAGGTCTTTGATCAAAAAACGATATGCCTCTCTTTGACTTGGGCCGCATGTGATACCCCCCGAACTAGTTCGGGGGGTATTGTTAATAATCTTTTCGTCATGATTCCACCCTGAGACTGGATAGGCATCGAAATTACTGTCCCGGCAAAAACTATTCCCGTTCCCCTCGCAATCCTCTGAAGTGCACGGTTCACCTCGTCCAAGCCCCTCACCTGCCCAGTAGTGTGAGCAGTCCAATCAGCAGGATAATGATGTTTATCACCTTCTTAAGCCTCTCCCTATCCGCCCTAGAGTTCACGTTGGTTCCAGCGTACACTCCCGGGATGGTCCCCGCTATCAATGCACCGGCCAGGGCGTAGTCCACGCTTCCCATTCCCACGTAGTTCAGGAAGCTGAGGGCCGAAAGAGCTAGGCCATAGGTTATCGTCACCCCAACGACGTCCCGCGGGCCAATTCTGGCCACGTTCATCAGCGTGAAGCTCACTATCACCCCCGCTCCAACGGAGGTGAACTGGACGGTCAATCCCACCACGAAGCCGAGGAGGTAGACGTAGGCCCACCTTGGTTTGATAGGGATGTGAATTTCGCCCTTCAGGAGGCTGAGGACTGCACTCACCACGAGGATGAGCCCGAGGAGGAGGGTCAGGTAATCGTTGAGAACCTCCCTGTCGATCTCCCTGAGGATTATCCCCCCGAGGATTATTGCCGGAATGCTCCCCGCAAAAAGGCGGAGCGCTATGTCATACCTCATCCTGCCCCTCCTCCCGTGGAAGAAGACACCGAATATTCTGGTGACGGTGGCGTAGAGCAGGTCGGTTCCCACAGCGGTCAGGGGTTCAACACCGAGAAAGATTAGGGAGGGCGTCATCAGGGCCCCGCCGCCAACACCGGTGAGGCCGACGAGGAAGCCGACTAAAAGGCCCAGCCCGGCGAAGGTCAGCAACGCCCTCCCCCCGAGAGTCAGGGCAGGTAGCAGAGCTCCCTGGCCTTCTCTATTACTGCCTCGACCTCCTCCTCCGGCGTCATCTTCGAGGAGTCGACCCTCACTTCCGGGTTCTCTGGCTCCTCGTAAACGCCGTCGTAGCCGGTGAGGCCCTTTATCTCGCCCCTCAATGCTTTAGCGTAAAGCCCCTTGGGGTCGCGCCGAATTCTGACCTCCAGGGGGGCGTAAACGTAGACTTCGATGAAGTCGCCAATCTCCTTCCTCGCGTACTCGCGGACGGCCCTGTAGGGCGATATCAGCGAGACTATCGCTATGACCCCGTTCCTGCTGAGGAGCTTGGCCATGTGGATTACAACCCTGTTGTGCATCTCCCTCGCTTCCTTCGAGAAGCCGAGCTCCGGGTAGAGGGTCTTCCTTATGGTGTCTCCGTCGAGTATCTCGACGCGGTAGCCGAGCTCCCCGAGCTTCCTGGCGAGCTTAACGGCCAGAGTCGTCTTTCCGGCCCCGCTTGGCCCGGTGAGCCAGATTGTGAATCCCTTCTCAAGGTTTTGAAGCCCGGTCATTTCAGCTCCCTCCGGTTTCATCGGTTGGATTCAGATGGAAGAGGAAATTCAGAGGATGCTCCTCCCGTGCATCCCCGCGAGAGGCTCCTCTATGCCAAAGAGCTTAAGCACGGTTGGGGCGAAGTCGTAGATTGTCAGCTGCGTTGCTTTGCTCTCGTCGAAGCCCGGCAGATACATCGAGAACACTCCGAACTCGGAGTGGTTGGCGTCGTCCGGTCCGGTGTCGTTTTCCGGTAGATAATTGCTCGGGTGGCCGACGGTTCCTGCCGCGCGCCAGTTGAGGTTGTCGAAGTAGACCATTATGTCCGGCTTGCTTCCCTTCGCTATCGGATAGATATCTTCCGGGTAGAAGACTTTCGTGTCCCACCTCTCGCCGTTCGGGCCGCGGATTGACCTGATCTGCTCCGCGACCTCGTCTCTGACTTTCTCGAACTTCGAGAGCGGTATCTTTCCAGCCTTCTCCCTTCCGAGGACGTTGAGGAAAACCCTGGAATAGTAGCCGCCCCAGCCCCAGGCGGTGGTTTCCTTCCAGTCAACCTCAAGGCTCTCGAAGCGCTTGACCTTTCCGTCGTGGAGGGCCTCGGGGTTCTTCACCTTCAGCAGGTCCTCCTCAGCGAGCCACTGGTTCACCGCGAAGTTGCCGTGCATGGCCTTTATGCCGTGGTCAGAAACGATGAAGACGGCCGTCTCGTCGAGGTCGATGAGCTCAAGCGTTTTTCCTATCTCTTTGTCCAGGAGCCTGTAGTAGTCCGGGATGACGTTCTCGTACTCGTTGCCTTTTCCGGGGTAGAGGTGGTGGTTTTCATCAAAGTAGCGCCAGAAGGCGTGGTGGAGCCTGTCGAGGCCTATCTCGACGAAGTGGAAGTAGTCCCACTCCTTCTCCTGGAGGAGGTACCTTATAACTTCAAAGCGCTTCTCCGTCATCTCCCAGATGCCGTCCCTGACCTCGTCCTTGGCTTCCCTCCTGAAGGGGACGTCGAAGATGTACTCCCCGACCAGGCGCTCTATCTCCCCCTTCAGCTCCTTCGGGTATGTGTAGTCCACGCTGGCATCGGGGGTTATGAAGCAGCTCACGAGGTGGCCGTTGATCGGCTTCGGCGGGTAGGTCGGCGGGACGCCGACGATTATCGACTTCTTTCCGCGCTCGCCGAGGTAGCCCCACACGGTCGGCTCCTTAACTTTCTTGCTGTGGGCTATCCAGTAGTCGGTGTAGCTGTAGCCCGTCCTGTGCCTGAAGCCGTAGAGGCCAAGCTCGCCCGGCGTTTTTCCGGTGACCATCACCATCCACATTGGAATGGTTATCGCCGGTATTCCCGTCTGCATCGGGCCGTGGACGGACTTCTCCAGGAGCTTCTTCACGTTGGGCATGTCCTCAATGAAGCGGTTGAACAGCAGCTCCGGCGGGGCCGAATCGAGGCCTATGACGAGGACTTTCTTCGTACGCTCCATTCCCTCCTTAACCTTTTTTTCAAACTCCATAACCTCACCCCAGGTACTCGTTGATGATTGTGAGAACATCTCCGATTTTATCCCTCTCGCATATGCACCCCAGCACCTCCCTCTTGCCGCCGGAGTTGGTGCCGAGGGCTTTAACCCTGGCGATGACCCCGGCCATGTCTATCCTTTGGGCTTCCTCCGGGGAGATTCGGAAGTATACCTGCGCCTTTCCGTGGAAGTTCCCGTTGATGACCACCGCGCCCCTGTAACCGAGCTCCCAGACGAGCTTCCTCGCGACCTTGGAGATGATGTTAAAGGGACTCTCAAAGTGAACGATGGCGAAGCCGTTCCGCTCCTCAACGCCTGAAACTGCACCATCTATGGCCTCCCTGATCGCCTCCGTTTTCTTCACCCACGGCTCGTATTCAAGGAGCTCCTTGATAGGATGGCTCAGGAGAGCCTCAACAGCTTCCTCCACGGCCTCCCTGTCCATCGTTATGTAGTTCGAATCGATGAGCTCGACGAGCCTTAAGGCCTCTTCCCGCGAGATTCCCTCCCTACCCAGGAGCTTTCTGATAATCTCCAGCTCAAAGGCCTTCTCTCCCACGTCTCCAACGGCGCCGAGGGCGCTCCAGGCGTTCCATATTCCAAAATGCTCCGAGACGACGAGGGAGTTGGCTGGCAAGTACTTCCCACCCAGCGAGGGGTTGATCTGCTCAACAAGCGGGTTCTTTATCCTCGGCTGGGTGTGGTGGTCTATGAAGAGCGTCGGAACTTTGACCTTCTCGACTTCATTAGGCACGTTGAAGTCGAGGACGTAGAGTCTATCGGCTTTTTCTATCGCATTCCATATTCTCTCGTCAAACCTGAACTCCCCTATCGGTGCCGTCATGTTGGTGAACCCTTCCATTTCCAGTGCCCTTACGAGAAGCGCCGCTGAGGTTATCCCATCGGTGTCCCAGTGGTGGATTATCAGGTGCATGGGATGTTCCTCCAAAGCTTGTTCTAACTGAGACCTCTCGGTCAGGAACTCCTTAAGGACGTCATTCTCCAATTTTCTGCTGAACCTTTCAATCACGTCTGCTATGCCCATTTCAGCCTTTTCCATCTCACGCACCACTAAGAGGGAGTAATAAAGAAAATTGCGACTGCTTTCACTCCACAAAGGGGTTCTCAAAGCTCCTGATGACCTCGAAGACTTCCGGCCTCATCATGTACTCCGGCGGCTGCTCCCCGGCCATTATCATCTTCCTGAGCTTGGTTCCGCTTATGTGGACGTGGAACTCCTTTGGATGGGGGCATATCTTGGCGTTGACCATGCCGCCGCACTTCCTGCAGTAGAAGGCCTCCCTGATGAACATCGGGGTTATGCCGAGGTCGGGGAAGTTCTCGAAGGTATCCCACGCCTCGTAGGGGCCGTAGTAGTCGCCGACGCCGGCGTGATCCCTTCCGACGATGAAGTGCGTTGCTCCAAAGTTCTTCCTCATGATGGCGTGGTGGATGGCTTCCCTCGGGCCAGCATACCTCATTTCATAGCGGACGGTCGCTAAGGTCGCGGCGTTCTTCGGGTAGTAGTGCTCAAATAGCGTCTCGTAGGCCTTGATTATGACATCGTCCTTATAATCACCCTTCTTCTTTTTACCGAGGACGGGGTTGATGAAGAGGCCGTCTACAAAGGTCAGCGCCGCCTTCTGGACGTACTCGTGCCCGACGTGGGGGGCGTTCCTCGTCTGGAAGGCAACGATGGTCCTCCAGCCGAGCTCCTTGAAGAGAACCCTGGTTTCAACCGGTCTCAGGGTGTACTTGGCGAAGGGGTTTGGAACTTCATTGAGGAGCTCTATCTCGCCACCGACGAGATAGCTTCCCATGTTCATGACCCTGGCGACGCCTGGATGAGCTGGATCGTCGGTCTTGAAGACCCTGACCGCGAATTCCCTCTTGTCGTAGGTGTAAATCTCCTCGATGTGCATTCTAGCTATTGGCAGGTCGTCGTAATACAGGAGTATCGCGTCGCCCTCGTCGAAGGTTCTCTCCCTCACGTCAAGCACTATCGGAATCGTCCAGGGCGTGTCGTCGCTCAGGCGCATGTGGTCGAGGACGCTCTCGAAGTCGTCGCTCGTGAGGAAGCCCTTGAGGGGCGAATAAACGCCGTGGGCGATGTTTTCAAGGTCTATTGCCCTTCCATGCTCTATCTGGACACGGGGATATTCTTTCTGCTCGCTCAGAATCCTCTCGCGGGTCCTCTCGGCAACGAGCCTTCTGACGAGCCTTCCGCCGTGCGGCTTTGAAACCATGGTATCACCTCAAAAAGGAAAGACCTCAGTCAAGGTAGCCGAGGGCGCGAAGCCTCTCCTTGACCTTCTCTTCCTCCTCCTCGGTGAAGACTTCCTCCTTCTCCTCCTCTTCGAGGCTCGCCAGAACCTCGCGGAGGACGTAGGTGACGTAGTCCGACACCGAGGTGAAGCCGGTTCCCTCTATCCTGGCCTTAATCTTGTCGTAGAGGGGCTTGGGTATGGAAACAGTGGTGTACTTCTTCTCCTCAGCCATGGCAAACACCCCAGTTTTAATTATATTTAATTACATTTAATTAAGCGGGAACGTACAATATAAAGATTTCGGAAAATAGTGGAATCAGAAACATTAATCCGTATCACTTGCACCAAATAGTACATCGTCTATCCTGAAAACCCCCCTATCCAGCACCGTCTTCTTCCGGACGTAGACGTACCTCACGACGGCGCTCCCGTTGATGTCCGTGGGAAGAACAAACGCATCCTTCCCCCCGACGCCGTACCACTTCTTGAAGACGAGCGTGCCGTTATCGAGGTAGCCGTAGATGCCGAGGCCGGTTCCGGTGGCGTTGGTGAACCTGAGAACGACGGAGCCATTCTCCGCGGCAACGGCGACGTTCGGGTGCTCGAATCTGAAGATCTTCACGTAGCCGCCGTCGGAGTAAACCTGGGTGTAATTCCCGGAATAGTCATCGGTAAACATCAGCCGCGCCAGGGGGGTGTCAAAGGCCCTGCCGTTCATCAGCACGGCGTAGCCGTAGTTCAGGTTAATGTAAACGTAGGCATCGGCCGTTGGGGCTCCCGAGACGTTCACCTCCCTAACGACGTTCCCCCGCTCAACGAACGCCCTCTTGGGTATCACGACGCCCTTCCCGGCACGAACCTTGACGTCCCACTCCATATCTCCTGGGGCCGCCATGACCGAGTAGGGACCTCTGGAGAACACCATGAGGTTGCCGTAGGAACCCGCCCAGGGGAGAACCATCAGGACGTAGTCTCCGGAGGAGGCACCCGCGGTATCGACGACCGCCCCGAACTTCGTCAGGGTGTCGTAGGAGACGATGACGTAGTCCACTCCAGGCTTCATCAGGTCCTTCTCCCCCTTGAGGCCAAGGTAGTACTGGGCCACCCATTTACTGGGGCCACCCTGCGCAACGGGGGGTCTCATTGAATAGTAGGTCACCCAGTGGCCCTGATCCCACCAGGTCATGACGACGTCGTTGGGGTTGGAGATTTTGCCTAGATAAGTCAGCGCGGATTCCCATTCCTCCGTCATGAAGGGGTGGACGCTCAGCGTTGTACTGGTTCCCTGGTATGCGGATATTAGGGGGACGCCAATCAGAAGGAGGGAGAGAGCGGCGGAGAGCCATCTCCGTTTATCCTCAGAGAGACCCTCAATCAAAGCACCCATCGTATCATAGAGGGCCACCAGCCCGATGCCGGCCATGGCGGCCACCGCGAGGGAGGATATGAAGAGGAACCTGGTCCAGACGACGGCCATCGGTATCATGACGAGCGCGGTGCCGAGGAGGAGGAAATCCCCCACCCTGGGCCGTTTGAGGAAGCGGAAGAGGAAGAGGGGCACCATCAGTCCGGAGATGCCGTAAGCCTCCCACCAGTCCCCAAAGGTCGTTCTCTGGGTCTCGGATATCGGGCTGGTGGGGAACAGACGGAGGAGGGCATCGTTTAGGATCCCGTAGTATCTGAAAGCAAGCCAGACGGAGGCGACGGCTCCAAGCAGAACAACCGCACCCCTGACCCGTCTGTCCCTAACCAGCCTGGAGAGCACCAGGAGGACAAGAACCGCCGCAGCTGTCAGGGGAATGATGTATTTAAGATACAGCAGAAGGAAGAGGTCCCCGATAAATCCAAACTGAATCCCGAGCTCCTCCGCCAGCTTTCTGCCGAGCCAGTGGGTGGCGCCCACCATACCGTACCCAAGGTGGGAGCCTATTGAGTTTGCCAGAAGGGCGCCGGCGGCCAGGGATGCTATGAGAACTAGCGCGTCTTTCAGGTACCTGTCCCTCCCGAGAAGGAAGCCACCAACCGCGATGAGCAGGGCGTTGGAGGTAACGAGGGCGAATATTGGGTAGTAAGCCTGCCAGAAGGCCGCGGAAAGGCCGGCGAAGATCCCGGGAAAGAGGTAGAGGACCAGCCGGACGTTCCGCCACTTGGGCCCTCTGAGGGAAAGGGGAACGGCGGTTCCAAGGAGAGCCACGCTATAGAGGAAGAGCATGTAGTTGTCGCCGCGGTAGTAGCCGGCCATCGAGCGGAAGACGTGGCCGAAACTCACGGCCAAGATAAAGGCCGAGAGAAAGGCCTCCCTTTTACCGTGGAGCCTCAGCACGGTGAGGTAAGTGAAAACCACCGTGAGAACCCCAAAGATAACGGGCGTTATCCTGAAGGCGTTGTAGAGCGAAACGCCGAAGAGGGAGAGGAATTTATAAAAGTAGGCGGGCGTCATCCAGAGGCCTAAGGGATGGAACCCGGAAATCTGGTACCCCCACGGCCCTCCAGCGTAGGTGATGAAGTTCACCCACTCCCCCCTCTCCAGGGAGTACCTGATGTAGGCGAGGTGGAAGTATGGGTCGTAGCCGAGGAGATACTCAAAGCGCATGGGGAGGAGCCTGACAACGAGGGTGATAACGGCTATGATGGTGGCCGCGAACTTCGGCTCGATGAGCCTCCTGTAAAAAACGGATGCCGTTTCAGACCTCCACAACCGTCCCATTAAAGCTCCCCTCTCACACCGATTTATCCCCAGTCCATTACCTTTTTTCTTCTGAAAGCCTCGCCCTTCAGGGCGGGGATGCGGTAATCGGTAATCCATTCTTTAAGCAGTCGAAACCCTTTTAAACTTTGGGGTGTAGTAAGGCCTCGGAGAGGCCACTCAAAGAGGGTTTCAGCGTGTCCTCCCGTCCCAGGGAGGAAGACGCTGTTAAGCGTCCTTTCAAAAACCGCTTTCGAGCGGTTAAGAACTCTGTGGGGTGGCCTTAGGTGATAACCCCGATCTGGTTTTGCCGGCAGGGTAACGGGCGCGAGACCGTGCCCTCGGGCCGAGCCAAAACCGGTGACAGGAGTAGGTGAATGAGTGCCC
This genomic window from Thermococcus celericrescens contains:
- the cysC gene encoding adenylyl-sulfate kinase codes for the protein MTGLQNLEKGFTIWLTGPSGAGKTTLAVKLARKLGELGYRVEILDGDTIRKTLYPELGFSKEAREMHNRVVIHMAKLLSRNGVIAIVSLISPYRAVREYARKEIGDFIEVYVYAPLEVRIRRDPKGLYAKALRGEIKGLTGYDGVYEEPENPEVRVDSSKMTPEEEVEAVIEKARELCYLP
- a CDS encoding glucose-1-phosphate thymidylyltransferase, translated to MKALILSGGHGTRLRPLTYSQQKQLIPVANKPVLFYAIEDVIEAGIHEIGIIVGPNKEQVMETVRSVDWDAEVEFIYQGEPKGLAHAIKVARDYLGDDDFVMYLGDNILREGIVEHLNHFKEGNFDASILLCEVSNPQRFGVAELSEDGKTIKRLVEKPKVPPSNLALVGIYFFKPVIHEAVENIKPSWRNELEITDAIQWLIDHGYRVGWTKVQNWWKDTGKPEDILDANRLILDDIQTDIRVETKARIHGRVVIGEGTRIDGNTVIKGPAIIGRNCVIRNAYIGPYTSIGDNVVIENTEIEDSIILEGSEIRCGGRIVESLIGKNVKILEGNNHPIGRKLVVGDNSQLML
- a CDS encoding STT3 domain-containing protein, translated to MGRLWRSETASVFYRRLIEPKFAATIIAVITLVVRLLPMRFEYLLGYDPYFHLAYIRYSLERGEWVNFITYAGGPWGYQISGFHPLGLWMTPAYFYKFLSLFGVSLYNAFRITPVIFGVLTVVFTYLTVLRLHGKREAFLSAFILAVSFGHVFRSMAGYYRGDNYMLFLYSVALLGTAVPLSLRGPKWRNVRLVLYLFPGIFAGLSAAFWQAYYPIFALVTSNALLIAVGGFLLGRDRYLKDALVLIASLAAGALLANSIGSHLGYGMVGATHWLGRKLAEELGIQFGFIGDLFLLLYLKYIIPLTAAAVLVLLVLSRLVRDRRVRGAVVLLGAVASVWLAFRYYGILNDALLRLFPTSPISETQRTTFGDWWEAYGISGLMVPLFLFRFLKRPRVGDFLLLGTALVMIPMAVVWTRFLFISSLAVAAMAGIGLVALYDTMGALIEGLSEDKRRWLSAALSLLLIGVPLISAYQGTSTTLSVHPFMTEEWESALTYLGKISNPNDVVMTWWDQGHWVTYYSMRPPVAQGGPSKWVAQYYLGLKGEKDLMKPGVDYVIVSYDTLTKFGAVVDTAGASSGDYVLMVLPWAGSYGNLMVFSRGPYSVMAAPGDMEWDVKVRAGKGVVIPKRAFVERGNVVREVNVSGAPTADAYVYINLNYGYAVLMNGRAFDTPLARLMFTDDYSGNYTQVYSDGGYVKIFRFEHPNVAVAAENGSVVLRFTNATGTGLGIYGYLDNGTLVFKKWYGVGGKDAFVLPTDINGSAVVRYVYVRKKTVLDRGVFRIDDVLFGASDTD
- a CDS encoding DHH family phosphoesterase, which translates into the protein MHLIIHHWDTDGITSAALLVRALEMEGFTNMTAPIGEFRFDERIWNAIEKADRLYVLDFNVPNEVEKVKVPTLFIDHHTQPRIKNPLVEQINPSLGGKYLPANSLVVSEHFGIWNAWSALGAVGDVGEKAFELEIIRKLLGREGISREEALRLVELIDSNYITMDREAVEEAVEALLSHPIKELLEYEPWVKKTEAIREAIDGAVSGVEERNGFAIVHFESPFNIISKVARKLVWELGYRGAVVINGNFHGKAQVYFRISPEEAQRIDMAGVIARVKALGTNSGGKREVLGCICERDKIGDVLTIINEYLG
- a CDS encoding AAA family ATPase, whose protein sequence is MLFSRVKKSRDEMFDREYEFNKIASAITDGVPLIVVTGIRRVGKTTLVKVLLNEINTPGVYIDTRKLWSIHANISPKVIKKEIVKSLDARKSYAPVMRLLRSLKSVAIAGSGVEFKDEKTDLIDVLDDIENNGERTVIVFDEAQYLRYSNYDYTALFASINDNYENITLILTGSEIQILEEFLGFNDKHSPLYKREHEIVHLDRFSKDESTMYLKEGFKEVGLSVGDREIENAVEVLDGIVGWLREYGWLRYRGRTHSEAIDEVFQKAKSDIIDELSKHSPRYLTIMMAISEGYHSWSAIKAYVERSEGKIIDKKTLYTALRNLIKYGYIEKHDDEYYIIDPVIERALRHTR
- a CDS encoding alkaline phosphatase family protein produces the protein MEFEKKVKEGMERTKKVLVIGLDSAPPELLFNRFIEDMPNVKKLLEKSVHGPMQTGIPAITIPMWMVMVTGKTPGELGLYGFRHRTGYSYTDYWIAHSKKVKEPTVWGYLGERGKKSIIVGVPPTYPPKPINGHLVSCFITPDASVDYTYPKELKGEIERLVGEYIFDVPFRREAKDEVRDGIWEMTEKRFEVIRYLLQEKEWDYFHFVEIGLDRLHHAFWRYFDENHHLYPGKGNEYENVIPDYYRLLDKEIGKTLELIDLDETAVFIVSDHGIKAMHGNFAVNQWLAEEDLLKVKNPEALHDGKVKRFESLEVDWKETTAWGWGGYYSRVFLNVLGREKAGKIPLSKFEKVRDEVAEQIRSIRGPNGERWDTKVFYPEDIYPIAKGSKPDIMVYFDNLNWRAAGTVGHPSNYLPENDTGPDDANHSEFGVFSMYLPGFDESKATQLTIYDFAPTVLKLFGIEEPLAGMHGRSIL
- a CDS encoding ribbon-helix-helix domain-containing protein yields the protein MAEEKKYTTVSIPKPLYDKIKARIEGTGFTSVSDYVTYVLREVLASLEEEEKEEVFTEEEEEKVKERLRALGYLD
- the sat gene encoding sulfate adenylyltransferase — encoded protein: MVSKPHGGRLVRRLVAERTRERILSEQKEYPRVQIEHGRAIDLENIAHGVYSPLKGFLTSDDFESVLDHMRLSDDTPWTIPIVLDVRERTFDEGDAILLYYDDLPIARMHIEEIYTYDKREFAVRVFKTDDPAHPGVARVMNMGSYLVGGEIELLNEVPNPFAKYTLRPVETRVLFKELGWRTIVAFQTRNAPHVGHEYVQKAALTFVDGLFINPVLGKKKKGDYKDDVIIKAYETLFEHYYPKNAATLATVRYEMRYAGPREAIHHAIMRKNFGATHFIVGRDHAGVGDYYGPYEAWDTFENFPDLGITPMFIREAFYCRKCGGMVNAKICPHPKEFHVHISGTKLRKMIMAGEQPPEYMMRPEVFEVIRSFENPFVE
- a CDS encoding sulfite exporter TauE/SafE family protein, which produces MLTFAGLGLLVGFLVGLTGVGGGALMTPSLIFLGVEPLTAVGTDLLYATVTRIFGVFFHGRRGRMRYDIALRLFAGSIPAIILGGIILREIDREVLNDYLTLLLGLILVVSAVLSLLKGEIHIPIKPRWAYVYLLGFVVGLTVQFTSVGAGVIVSFTLMNVARIGPRDVVGVTITYGLALSALSFLNYVGMGSVDYALAGALIAGTIPGVYAGTNVNSRADRERLKKVINIIILLIGLLTLLGR